ATTCAGTTGATGAACGATTATCTCAGCTTGCTGCAACGCCCATTGCGCCCATTTGCTCTGACTGTCAGAGGAAAAATGGAGAAAGGCGGGCGCAAGTTTGGGCTGGGTTCCAGTGGCAGCGTGGTTGTCTTGACGATCAAGGCTATGGCTACCTTTTATCAACTGAAACTAAGCTCTGAGCTCCTCTTTAGACTAGCTGCGGTAGTGCTTCTCAAGCGGGGGGATAATGGCTCCATGGGAGATCTGGCCTGCATTGCTTATGAACAACTGGTTTATTACCGATCTTTTGATCGGATGGCAATCCGCCAGCGATTGGTCGACACAAGTCTATTAGAAATTTTAGATCAAGATTGGGGCTATGAAATCAAACCAATTCAGCCTAGTTTGGGCTGTGATTTCTTAGTTGGTTGGACGAGAGAACCGGCTATTTCGAGTGACCTTGTCAAGCAGGTTAAGTCGAGTTTAAACGAGGACTTCTTGACTCAAACCCAGCTTCAGGTGGACGGTCTGAAAGAAGCTTTTTTGTCGGCTGATAAGACAGCTGTAAAAAATAGTTTATTGACTGTCAGTCAGTTATTAGACAGGCTCAGTCCGCTGATTTACACGGAGAAATTACAGGACTTAAGAGAGGCGAGTCAGGGCTTAGATTGTGTCGCTAAAAGCAGTGGAGCTGGCGGTGGAGACTGTGGCTTCGCCCTGTCTTTTGCTACCGAAGATAGCCAAACCTTGATCCAACGCTGGAAAGAAGCTGGTCTGGAATTACTCTACCAAGAAAGGATAGGTGCTCATGAGCCAAAGTCGTAAAGATGATCATATCAACTACGCCCTAGAACAGCCCCTTGGCTACAATAGCTTTGATGATATAGAATTGATTCATCGCTCTTTGCCAGCATATGATTTGGACGAGATTGACTTATCCACTCATTTCGCCGGGCGTGACTGGGATTTTCCCTTTTATATCAATGCTATGACAGGTGGAAGTCCAAAAGGGCGAGAAATCAATGAAAAACTGGCTAAAGTGGCGGAGGCCTGCGGCATCCTCTTTGTGACAGGTTCCTACAGTGCTGCTCTGAAAAATCCAGATGATGATTCTTATGCTGTGGCAAAGGATAAGCCTAGTCTACTCTTGGCCAGCAATATCGGACTTGACAAACCAGTAGCAGCAGGCTTGCAGGCGGTGTCGGATTTGAAACCTTTGTTTCTCCAGCTACATATTAATGTTATGCAGGAATTGCTAATGCCTGAGGGAGAGCGGACTTTCAGAACTTGGAAGCAGCATTTGGAAGCCTATGGAAAAGATTTTCCAGTCCCCCTTGTCCTCAAGGAAGTAGGCTTTGGCATGGATCGGAAAACGATTGAGGAAGCTCAGGCACTAGGGATTTCAACCTTTGATATTTCTGGTCGTGGTGGAACGAGCTTTGCCTATATTGAAAATCAGCGGAGCGGTCAGCGAGACTACCTCAACGGTTGGGGGCAGACCACAGCTCAGGCTTTACTGGCAGCGCAAGATTGGGTGGACAAGGTGGAGTTGCTGGCAAGCGGTGGCATTCGCCATCCTCTAGACATGGTTAAAGCCTTGGTCCTTGGTGCTAAAGCAGTCGGCCTTTCTCGGACTATGTTAGACTTGGTCGAAAAATATCCAGTCGAAGAGGTCATTGCTATTGTAAATGGCTGGAAAGAAGATTTACGTCTGCTGATGTGCGCCCTGTCCTGTCGCAACCTTCAAGAATTAACATCCGTTCCCTATCTGCTCTACGGTCGCTTAAAAGAAGGAGCCGAGCAGGTGCAATAAATCACCAGCTTATGTGCTTTGTCTAGTTAATAAAATGCTTTAGCAAATCATTCAAGGAAAAGCGAAATTTATTCTTGCTATTTGCTGGAAAATCTAGTATAATTATTATTTGTGAGTGAACCTCACTTACCCCTTGCAGCGTCTTGGGGTCATTAGACCAAAAGGAGGAACATATCAATGGCTAAATACGAAATTCTTTATATTATTCGTCCAAACATTGAAGAAGAAGCTAAAAACGCTTTGGTAGCACGCTTTGACTCTATCTTGACTGACAACGGTGCAACTGTTGTTGAATCAAAAGACTGGGAAAAACGTCGTCTTGCATACGAAATCCAAGATTTCCGTGAAGGGCTTTACCACATCGTTAACGTTGAAGCAAACGACGATGCAGCTCTTAAAGAGTTTGACCGTCTTTCAAAAATCAACGCTGACATTCTTCGTCACATGATCGTCAAACTTGACGCTTAAGAAGGTAAATTATGATTAATAACGTTGTACTTGTGGGACGTATGACCCGTGATGCTGAACTTCGCTATACACCGCAAAACCAAGCGGTCGCAACCTTTACTCTGGCTGTTAATCGCAACTTTAAAAATCAAAGTGGTGAGCGTGAAGCGGACTTTATCAATGTTGTTATCTGGCGTCAGCAGGCAGAAAATCTTGCTAATTGGGCCAAAAAAGGAGCTCTAATCGGAATTACTGGTCGCATCCAGACTCGTAACTACGACAATCAGCAAGGCCAGCGTGTCTATGTCACAGAAGTCGTTGCAGACAACTTCCAGCTTCTGGAAAGTCGTGCCAGCCGTGAAGGGCAGCCTTCAGCTGGCTTTGGTGGCGGTGGCTTCGGTGGAAATTCTGCACCAAGCTATGGTAATGCTGACTCATTCAACCAAGTACCGAATTTTTCTCGTGATGAAAGCCCATTCGGCAATTCAAATCCGATGGACATCTCAGACGATGATTTACCATTCTAATAATGGACAAAACTAGAACTATAATATAAAGGAGAATAACATGGCTCAACAACGTCGTGGCGGATTCAAACGCCGTAAAAAAGTTGATTACATCGCAGCAAACAAGATTGAATATGTTGATTACAAAGATACTGAGCTTCTTAGCCGTTTCGTTTCAGAACGTGGGAAAATCCTTCCTCGTCGTGTAACAGGAACTTCAGCTAAAAACCAACGTAAAGTAACAACAGCTATCAAACGCGCTCGCGTAATGGCTTTGATGCCTTTCGTAAATGAAGACTAATATGAGTCCCTGCTTCTAGCAGGGATTCAGATTGAAGACAAAGTCCTTAGAAGACACTTTTCTAAGGGCTTTTCTTTTTGTAAAGTCGTATAATAGAGGTGAGAAGAATTGTGAGGTATTCTCTATGTTTCACAAAGAAAAACCTGATTATCATCGCTGCCAATATGGCTTCTATACGATCGACGAATTGGTCCCAGAGGATCACTTTCTTCGCCAAGTGGATTCAAAGCTTGATTTTGATTTTATCTATGACTTGGTAGAAGACACCTATAGTCCAGATAATGGTCGTCCTAGTCTCGATCCTGTCATGTTAGTCAAAATCCCTTTGATTCAATGTTTTTATGGCATTCGCTC
Above is a window of Streptococcus cristatus ATCC 51100 DNA encoding:
- the rpsR gene encoding 30S ribosomal protein S18 — encoded protein: MAQQRRGGFKRRKKVDYIAANKIEYVDYKDTELLSRFVSERGKILPRRVTGTSAKNQRKVTTAIKRARVMALMPFVNED
- the fni gene encoding type 2 isopentenyl-diphosphate Delta-isomerase; translated protein: MSQSRKDDHINYALEQPLGYNSFDDIELIHRSLPAYDLDEIDLSTHFAGRDWDFPFYINAMTGGSPKGREINEKLAKVAEACGILFVTGSYSAALKNPDDDSYAVAKDKPSLLLASNIGLDKPVAAGLQAVSDLKPLFLQLHINVMQELLMPEGERTFRTWKQHLEAYGKDFPVPLVLKEVGFGMDRKTIEEAQALGISTFDISGRGGTSFAYIENQRSGQRDYLNGWGQTTAQALLAAQDWVDKVELLASGGIRHPLDMVKALVLGAKAVGLSRTMLDLVEKYPVEEVIAIVNGWKEDLRLLMCALSCRNLQELTSVPYLLYGRLKEGAEQVQ
- a CDS encoding phosphomevalonate kinase, whose amino-acid sequence is MTTKMQVQTCGKLYLAGEYAVLSPGHAALIKNVSIYMRAEIESADSYELDSDLFSHKASLSPDADYGLIQETIQLMNDYLSLLQRPLRPFALTVRGKMEKGGRKFGLGSSGSVVVLTIKAMATFYQLKLSSELLFRLAAVVLLKRGDNGSMGDLACIAYEQLVYYRSFDRMAIRQRLVDTSLLEILDQDWGYEIKPIQPSLGCDFLVGWTREPAISSDLVKQVKSSLNEDFLTQTQLQVDGLKEAFLSADKTAVKNSLLTVSQLLDRLSPLIYTEKLQDLREASQGLDCVAKSSGAGGGDCGFALSFATEDSQTLIQRWKEAGLELLYQERIGAHEPKS
- the rpsF gene encoding 30S ribosomal protein S6 — protein: MAKYEILYIIRPNIEEEAKNALVARFDSILTDNGATVVESKDWEKRRLAYEIQDFREGLYHIVNVEANDDAALKEFDRLSKINADILRHMIVKLDA
- a CDS encoding single-stranded DNA-binding protein; translated protein: MINNVVLVGRMTRDAELRYTPQNQAVATFTLAVNRNFKNQSGEREADFINVVIWRQQAENLANWAKKGALIGITGRIQTRNYDNQQGQRVYVTEVVADNFQLLESRASREGQPSAGFGGGGFGGNSAPSYGNADSFNQVPNFSRDESPFGNSNPMDISDDDLPF